In Lathyrus oleraceus cultivar Zhongwan6 chromosome 2, CAAS_Psat_ZW6_1.0, whole genome shotgun sequence, the DNA window gaatgccaatcactggacttacatcagcatccgaacccaacaaacccacactggaacccgaatgccactcgatggacttacatcagcttccaagcacacaacaagaacaacaaacaacaaattgccaaggagtcgggaactcgagcctagcaattgtcaaacacacacaaaaaggaaaaaaagtgcccggagtggtctcgcacgaccacctgcctacatacctcgtctggaacaaggatcagggcgatgtagttccccttcatagggattgccatctgaacatggacttacaaggaggacaccagttgtgtcaaaggagagtgggcgatgtgttcacgtcctagcagtaggtgtcgcagctcgctgaatcgagtcttaggcagttacctctttgcaataggacggactacatgccgcaagatcggagacgcacggaaggtctaaaagaaatggggaagctctgccctagagttgtcatgcaatatgtacttaagtcttaggatttacaaatgggaatatctacctaatgttagcatgcaaagaatatgggaattctacctatgttatcatacaaaaggatatgggaatcctacctatgttatcatacaaagggttctatctaatgggtgctacctaatcggaacaagaatcgacgaatggagcaaggagaagtgttagggatgagggtagatggtgatgcatgaagcaatcgacttacaaggttgatggcgatgcataaagcaatcaGCTTAcaagggtggatgaatacgtgctggttctattaggttttaaaaaaaagattactcgacgttggatcgaggttttggtcttgttttgaaatggttatcgggtattcattttatttcttgtattaacagatgaatagagaataaaaatatattatacatttcatgggagagggatacatttgttatgaatgggggttcaaagtattggaataattaaatcgggtccaaacaataaataatgcaatgtatgagtgtaagtgcaaaggaaccggctcattgtaagaaagcccaagagtaagctatgtgaggtcgatggcgatgcttaaaaagcaatcgacttacaagggtgtgaaaactgggctcgatattaaatcgagaaaagtatggtttttatagttttaaaatggttttgaattaaaatacaacaactttacattattaacaaaatgaacatatgagtgtaataaaggcataaacataaaaagaaactaaaatgctaaaagaaaaaataatatagctaaaagaaataaaatgccaaaaaaaggtcacacatgagtattgaacccactccACTCAAGAACATACACACtgcccttctccaccagaccactcagGGTTATATGCTACTGAAGTACTACCTTAAATATATAAACCggaatgaaaaaataaataaaaaaaagattaAGAACAAAACTAACATATAAAAccttttttatgtttttgtttattattatctTTTATCTCTGTtaaacaaaacaaatttgattaaaaaaataaattaaaaaacGAAATGAAAACAAAGAAatgaaaacaaaagaaaacagAGACTCGTCTTCTTCTCTCCCACCTCACAAACTCAACCTTCCCCCAACAATGGCAATCTCACGAACTCGCACCTCTCGTCCCTCTTATGACATCAACAAAATCCTCTCACGCTCTCCAACTCAGTGAATCGAACTCTCTCAACTCTCACAAATATTTTCAACAACAAAACAAGAGAAGGATAACAAGAAAGAAAAAGAGTCCTTACAAAGTGTCGCGGCGGTGGTGGTGAAGGACGCGAAGaagctggcctccaggtaatTGATTTTGGGATCTTAGGGTTCCTTCTCAGATTTTCGCCTCCAGCTCTCTGTTGTTCTCTAGGGTTTTTTTCTCACTGATTTCTCCCTTTTTATAATCCCATTGCTAGGGTTTGGATGAGATCAAAAGAGTATGGAATTGGAAGTGCTTTTTTTTTTGTGCTGCTCTGTTGTCTATCCCATTTTGGTGTTTGCTCTGAAAAAGGTAACATGTACCTTGTACTTCTTCTGTGAAAATGTTTCATTTTTGTTGCTTGTGAACTTTTACTGCCTTACTGagttattttgatttttttacTGCAGCAAAATTTCTCAACACACTTGAAGGAATGGAGTGTGTGTAATATTGATACAAAATGGGCATCCTGTCTACTACTTCAGCAAGCAATTACAGGAGAGTCCTTATGCAAATACACCTCAGCTAGAGCTCGAACAAAAGATTTTGTTACATCACTGTTTTAGCACAGCAATGTTAATGCGCATCTTGCTGGCAGATAAACCACGTAGCTCCAGAAGAAAAGTACAAGAAGCAACAAGCATAGAATCCTCAAAAATGCAAAATTGCAGTTGACCAAACAAATGAAAGTATAGTATCTTCATCCCACAGCCATTACCAGTATCATCTTAAGTTTGAACACTACTATCCGTCTGCTGGTAACAGTTTAAATCTTTAAGTTGCAAATCTAGTTCATGGTCAGACCGGGGTTTATTTCCAGAAGTTTTCTGCTGTATCCATTGCATCATTCTCAATGAGTCTGTAAATAATTAAGGGAAGGATTGGAAGCAAGCGTTTTCCTGAATAGTTCAAGTAACTTTTAACATGCTCAATTTTAACAGAGTGAACACCTTCATTCGGTATACACGAAATTACTGTCCCTATGGTTGTTTGGAAATAACCGAGTATGGTGTCGTTTTTGTACAATGATGAAAGTTACTGGAGGCTGACAGTTTGGTTCTAAGGGAGCACATGCCTTCCGGATTGCGTCCAACTCATAGAGTAAAACTTGATAAAAATGTCCTTCACTTACATCATCCTTGTAAAATATGATTCGCAGGGCTTTGTTTGGACTCTCCGCTGCGGGATATCTTTTTCCTTGGCTTATCAGCATGCTGTGTCTGGCAGTGACGAATGGAATCATCAAAATTATGCAGCCAGTAAAAGATTTTAGAGCTCGAGGGTGTGAGGCAGATGTTGTGTTCACAACTGGAGGGCTATCGGATCCAAGATCTGGCATTGCACCTGAATCTGGGCTGCTTGAATTTAACACTGAAGGCGGAGTACCATAGCCGAAAGTTCCTGTTCTCGATCCTGAAGATGTTGGTGGAACCGTTGGAATTGATGATGGAGCTGTTTGAATTGATGGTGCCGTTTTTATTGGACTTGGTGGTGGTATTGCAGTTGGAGTTGATTGTGTAGGTGGTGTTGGGAATGATATCGTTGGCGTCGAGGATGACGACGACGATGATGATGGAAAAATGCAAGAACCAGAATTTGGATTTGTGTTAATTAAGGTGGCAGCGCCTCCAAAGTCGCAACTTGTTGGAGCTGGATTCTTTTGATAGTAACTATTGAAAGCAAAAGAAACATGACTCTGCAAAGTGACTGGACTGAAACAACTCCCACCCTGCTCTATCTGAGAACAATCAGCACCCATTCCACAAGCATAATCCAGTGCTGATTGAAGGGAGGCTTGTGGAGCACCTGCTTTCGCCACACACCAACTCTGTCCCTGAACAGAAGGAGCATTTGTGTTTGAAGGAGGGTTTATGACAGGAACAGGAACACTTCCCGATGGAGGTGGATAAGACGTTACAGGGTTGGTTACTGGTTGCGCACCTGGAACAGTTGAAGGTGTTGTAGCTGGATTGAAGACCGGAACCGGTGAACTGGTTGGATTTGTTGGAGGTAAAGGAACAACAGGTGTAGTAGAAGGAACCGTTACGGGCATTGCAGCTGGATTTGTAGGGGAAATCGTGACAGGATTTGTGGAAGGAACCGCTACAATGGTTGGTGTATCTGAGGGTCTAAAGCAAAGGTAGTGGTGTGCTGCAGTTGAGGTTAGGCTAGTTGGTTGGGAGTTGGGCAGGAGTATTCTGGCTCTACAGTATTATCTTCAACATTCCACTCGACATGATGAAATTTGCCATGCCATACCAACAGCTGCGGTGTAACCATCTTCCAAGGATTGTGTTCTAAATGAGttagtaccaggtaccaaatcaatcgagaactcaacttcacgctctggcggtaattcattcacttcttctggaaacacatcagga includes these proteins:
- the LOC127122856 gene encoding uncharacterized protein LOC127122856, whose amino-acid sequence is MPVTVPSTTPAVPLPPTNPTSSPVPVFNPATTPSTVPGALARILLPNSQPTSLTSTAAHHYLCFRPSDTPTIVAVPSTNPVTISPTNPAAMPVTVPSTTPVVPLPPTNPTSSPVPVFNPATTPSTVPGAQPVTNPVTSYPPPSGSVPVPVINPPSNTNAPSVQGQSWCVAKAGAPQASLQSALDYACGMGADCSQIEQGGSCFSPVTLQSHVSFAFNSYYQKNPAPTSCDFGGAATLINTNPNSGSCIFPSSSSSSSSTPTISFPTPPTQSTPTAIPPPSPIKTAPSIQTAPSSIPTVPPTSSGSRTGTFGYGTPPSVLNSSSPDSGAMPDLGSDSPPVVNTTSASHPRALKSFTGCIILMIPFVTARHSMLISQGKRYPAAESPNKALRIIFYKDDVSEGHFYQVLLYELDAIRKACAPLEPNCQPPVTFIIVQKRHHTRLFPNNHRDSNFVYTE